A DNA window from Paenibacillus andongensis contains the following coding sequences:
- a CDS encoding helix-turn-helix domain-containing protein: MSLARIRFNKRSVIVTWLISYISVLLIPIIISGILYAAAWHVVESEVNRANNSALEQMEQAIDNSLRGIERLSLEIALSKLVTGFMNTVKPLTDNDYYDLVSIANDLRVYQTANDFIEQIYIYYRNSDTVISTRDHTNSRMLYEKIREKDGMSYEEWAKFFEKPYIQEYAPITFREDGHAVKAVMYAKSVILANPDHPGAVIMFVIKDSKLLDNIPSTSDKTSIAVLDKENRLVASTGFESRMDFLDYDKLSGKNGMFLSADSGKRSAVSYITSSSTGWKYISTIPAELFDDKMKYMKKLIYASVILSLIMGGLVTYLFLRKNYGPINLLIRSFSVKSGISFHEGSNEYGFLQDALNNTFAEKEQIDRRLHQHRDAIRSHFLQGLLKGRLEQNVPIHESLAAHDIQLASPYFAVLLFHIEHFGKFEIDEYAAPEKVRMLHFIIMNVAEEVIGHHNRAFITEVDNMQACIVNFGTDPDSQELKHIAEQVKSFLLDHFHVHLTVAISGIHQEMYGIPTAYQQTLAALEYRLVMGSGEIIGYEDLPSSETIRQSRSYYYPLPVEHQLINFVKSGDFEKSNAIINEIIEINVSDASLSVPLAKCLMFDLTSTLLKTMDEIGTNSSNRAFIETDQIDRLMSSSTIKEMKVQIREVLSQVCQFVQDDRGQDHNQLSQQVTLYVKSNYAEENLNISMVGDKFGLTPSYLSKQFKAQTGEALLDFISRTRLEEAKRLLALQVLSVTDIAKKVGYSDMNTFNRIFKKFEGITPGKYKDIQ, from the coding sequence ATGAGTCTTGCTCGAATCCGGTTCAACAAACGCAGTGTTATTGTCACGTGGCTCATCTCATATATCTCTGTACTTTTGATCCCGATTATTATAAGTGGGATTCTATACGCAGCAGCCTGGCACGTCGTGGAATCGGAAGTCAACCGTGCGAACAATTCAGCTCTGGAGCAGATGGAACAGGCGATAGATAACAGCCTTCGCGGTATAGAACGATTAAGCTTGGAAATTGCTTTGAGTAAATTGGTAACCGGTTTCATGAACACGGTGAAGCCTTTGACGGATAACGACTATTACGATCTGGTCAGCATCGCTAACGATCTGCGGGTATACCAGACAGCGAATGATTTCATTGAACAAATCTACATCTACTACAGGAACAGCGACACGGTGATATCCACACGTGATCACACAAACAGCCGCATGCTGTACGAAAAGATACGCGAGAAAGACGGGATGAGTTATGAGGAGTGGGCTAAGTTCTTTGAGAAGCCTTACATCCAGGAATATGCACCCATCACGTTTAGGGAAGACGGCCATGCAGTCAAAGCAGTGATGTATGCGAAATCCGTCATACTCGCCAACCCGGATCATCCAGGCGCGGTCATCATGTTTGTGATTAAGGATTCGAAGCTTCTGGATAATATCCCATCCACGTCGGATAAAACCTCGATAGCTGTTTTAGATAAGGAAAACCGTCTAGTTGCTTCAACTGGCTTTGAATCTAGGATGGACTTTCTGGATTACGATAAGCTTTCTGGTAAAAATGGGATGTTTCTCAGTGCGGATTCCGGCAAAAGGTCAGCCGTTTCCTATATCACCTCTAGCAGCACAGGGTGGAAATACATATCAACGATTCCCGCCGAATTATTTGACGATAAGATGAAATACATGAAGAAGCTGATTTACGCCAGTGTGATCTTGAGCCTTATCATGGGGGGACTTGTCACCTATCTCTTTTTGAGAAAAAATTATGGCCCAATCAACTTGCTTATTCGGAGCTTTTCTGTGAAATCAGGGATATCCTTTCATGAAGGCTCGAATGAGTACGGATTTTTACAGGATGCGTTGAACAATACGTTCGCAGAAAAAGAACAGATTGACCGCCGGCTGCATCAGCATCGTGATGCTATTCGTTCGCATTTTCTTCAGGGGCTGCTGAAAGGCCGTTTGGAACAAAATGTCCCCATACACGAATCGCTTGCAGCTCACGATATTCAGCTGGCATCGCCGTATTTTGCTGTTCTGTTATTCCACATCGAGCATTTCGGCAAGTTTGAGATCGACGAATATGCGGCTCCCGAGAAGGTGAGGATGCTGCATTTCATTATTATGAACGTCGCTGAAGAAGTGATCGGTCATCACAATCGGGCCTTCATTACGGAAGTAGACAATATGCAAGCGTGCATCGTAAATTTCGGGACAGATCCGGATTCGCAAGAGTTGAAGCACATTGCCGAGCAGGTGAAATCATTCTTGCTGGACCATTTCCATGTCCATTTGACTGTGGCGATCAGCGGCATCCATCAGGAGATGTATGGGATCCCTACAGCTTACCAGCAAACCTTGGCAGCCTTGGAGTACAGGCTCGTTATGGGGAGCGGAGAAATTATTGGGTACGAGGATTTACCGAGTTCAGAAACGATTAGGCAATCCAGAAGCTATTATTATCCATTGCCTGTAGAGCATCAGCTGATTAATTTTGTGAAATCAGGCGATTTTGAGAAATCGAATGCGATCATTAACGAAATCATCGAGATTAATGTGTCGGACGCGTCCTTGTCCGTTCCGCTCGCTAAGTGTCTCATGTTCGATTTGACCAGCACCTTGCTGAAAACGATGGATGAAATCGGTACGAACAGCAGTAATCGGGCGTTTATCGAAACAGATCAAATTGACCGATTGATGAGCAGTTCAACGATCAAAGAAATGAAGGTTCAGATTCGAGAAGTACTGAGCCAGGTGTGCCAATTCGTTCAAGATGACCGTGGGCAGGATCACAACCAACTTAGCCAGCAGGTCACCCTGTATGTCAAAAGCAATTACGCTGAGGAGAATCTGAACATCTCAATGGTAGGCGATAAATTTGGGCTAACGCCTTCCTATTTATCCAAACAGTTCAAAGCACAGACGGGCGAAGCGCTGCTTGATTTTATCAGCAGAACCCGATTAGAAGAAGCAAAGCGGCTGCTTGCTCTTCAAGTCTTATCTGTCACGGACATTGCGAAAAAAGTCGGATACTCGGACATGAATACGTTTAATCGGATTTTTAAGAAATTCGAGGGCATTACACCGGGTAAATATAAAGATATTCAATGA